In one window of Pseudooceanicola aestuarii DNA:
- the mce gene encoding methylmalonyl-CoA epimerase, with protein MIGRLNHVAIAVPDLQAAADQYRTALGAQVGAPQDEPDHGVTVIFIELPNTKIELLYPLGENSPIQGFLDKNPAGGIHHICYEVEDILAARDHLQSTGARVLGSGEPKIGAHGKPVLFLHPKDFNGCLVELEQV; from the coding sequence ATGATCGGACGTCTGAACCACGTCGCCATCGCCGTCCCGGATCTTCAGGCCGCGGCGGACCAATACCGCACCGCGTTGGGGGCGCAGGTCGGCGCGCCGCAGGACGAACCTGATCACGGGGTCACGGTGATTTTCATCGAATTGCCCAACACCAAGATCGAACTGCTGTATCCGCTGGGCGAAAACTCTCCGATTCAGGGCTTTCTGGACAAGAACCCGGCCGGCGGTATCCACCATATCTGCTACGAGGTGGAGGACATCCTGGCCGCCCGCGATCATCTGCAATCCACCGGCGCCCGCGTGCTGGGCAGCGGAGAGCCCAAGATCGGCGCCCATGGCAAGCCGGTGCTGTTCCTGCATCCCAAGGATTTCAACGGCTGCCTGGTCGAGCTGGAGCAGGTCTGA
- the wrbA gene encoding NAD(P)H:quinone oxidoreductase — translation MTTPKILVAYYSTYGTNHAVADEAARAAREAGAEVRLRRFAETAPEAVVNTQDAWKDQLAAHSDIPDLSHDDLDWADGYFFSMPTRYGNVPSQVRSFIDTCGPIWQEGKLANKVVTATTSAGNAHGGQEATILSFYTTIMHWGSLIVAPGYTDPAVGEAGGNPYGTSIKAGAFDDAGRAAVAHQSRRLTEFATRLVATA, via the coding sequence ATGACCACCCCCAAGATCCTTGTCGCCTATTATTCCACCTATGGCACCAACCATGCCGTGGCCGACGAAGCCGCCCGCGCCGCGCGTGAGGCCGGCGCCGAAGTGCGTCTGCGCCGGTTCGCCGAGACCGCCCCCGAGGCTGTGGTGAACACACAGGATGCGTGGAAGGACCAACTGGCCGCCCACAGCGATATCCCTGACCTGAGCCATGACGATCTGGATTGGGCCGACGGCTACTTTTTCTCCATGCCGACGCGCTATGGCAATGTGCCCAGCCAGGTGCGCAGCTTCATCGATACCTGCGGGCCGATCTGGCAGGAAGGCAAGCTGGCGAACAAGGTTGTCACCGCGACTACCAGCGCCGGGAACGCCCATGGCGGGCAAGAAGCGACGATCCTGAGCTTTTACACCACCATCATGCATTGGGGATCGCTGATCGTGGCGCCGGGCTATACCGATCCTGCCGTGGGCGAGGCGGGGGGCAACCCCTACGGGACGTCGATCAAGGCAGGCGCCTTTGACGATGCGGGCCGTGCCGCCGTGGCGCATCAATCCCGCCGTTTGACCGAATTCGCCACGCGCCTGGTCGCCACCGCCTGA
- a CDS encoding response regulator gives MDLFATRPGPTTDRPLLGLTILVVEDSRFAAEAMRLMCLRSGARIRRADCLRSARRHLQTYRSQVLIVDLGLPDGSGLDLLVDLAPSPARPHAVIAISGDPAGRVPALRAGADAFMAKPVAGLAEFQRQVLRLLPVEWQTPLPTPGSLSPVHPDPLALREDMERAAAMLPDADRRTLGYLCRFLEGVAVSSGDAPLVDAVRRIRNGPDSGAARNIAGLNRILEDRLATQPLI, from the coding sequence ATGGATCTGTTTGCCACCCGTCCGGGTCCGACCACCGACCGCCCGTTGCTGGGCCTCACCATCCTGGTGGTGGAGGACAGCCGCTTCGCCGCCGAGGCGATGCGCCTGATGTGCCTGCGATCCGGTGCCCGGATCCGAAGGGCGGATTGCCTGCGATCGGCTCGCCGCCACTTGCAGACCTACCGGTCACAGGTTCTGATCGTCGATCTGGGCCTGCCGGACGGCAGTGGTCTGGACCTGCTGGTCGACCTGGCACCGTCCCCCGCCCGCCCGCATGCGGTAATCGCCATCTCGGGCGACCCGGCGGGCCGCGTTCCGGCGCTGCGGGCCGGTGCGGATGCCTTCATGGCGAAACCCGTGGCCGGGCTGGCAGAGTTCCAGCGCCAGGTCCTGCGATTGCTGCCCGTCGAATGGCAGACGCCCCTCCCCACTCCGGGGAGCCTCAGCCCTGTTCACCCTGACCCGCTGGCCCTGCGGGAGGATATGGAACGCGCTGCCGCGATGCTGCCCGATGCGGATCGGCGCACCCTGGGATATCTCTGCCGGTTTCTGGAGGGGGTTGCCGTCAGCTCCGGCGATGCTCCGCTGGTCGACGCGGTGCGCCGCATCCGCAACGGCCCTGACAGCGGCGCAGCCCGCAACATCGCCGGCCTGAACCGCATCCTTGAGGATCGCCTTGCCACGCAACCCCTCATCTGA
- a CDS encoding DUF167 domain-containing protein → MARHLPDLSALARPGATIAVRVTPRAASNQVTVQDGAIRVRVTTVPEAGRANAAVVKLLARCLGVPKSALVLEQGQTARDKVFRIAE, encoded by the coding sequence ATGGCAAGACACTTGCCCGACCTCTCCGCCCTGGCACGCCCCGGCGCCACGATTGCCGTGCGGGTCACGCCACGCGCCGCCAGCAATCAGGTGACGGTACAGGATGGCGCGATCCGCGTGCGGGTCACCACGGTGCCGGAGGCTGGGCGCGCCAATGCGGCGGTGGTCAAGCTGTTGGCCCGCTGCCTGGGCGTGCCGAAATCCGCGCTGGTGCTGGAACAGGGCCAAACGGCGCGGGACAAGGTGTTCAGGATCGCGGAATAG
- a CDS encoding nitroreductase family protein — translation MPDPNPAALEFLLTRRSRPAKTLIPPVPTAQELTPILTAAARSPDHGKLEPWRLIVIQGAAFARLADLAETRGRALKLDEEQIAKGRAQYDQGNLAVAVIFSPQDSPKIPLVEQRYSAGAVCLALLNAALAAGWGANWLTGWPVHDADFLREGLEVTAPEEVAGLIHIGTERMVPPERPRPDLDRITTWLSA, via the coding sequence ATGCCCGATCCCAACCCCGCCGCGCTGGAATTCCTGCTAACCCGACGGTCCCGACCGGCCAAGACGCTGATCCCGCCGGTGCCCACGGCGCAGGAGCTGACGCCGATCCTGACCGCCGCCGCCCGCAGCCCCGACCATGGCAAGCTGGAGCCCTGGCGCCTGATCGTCATCCAGGGCGCGGCCTTTGCCCGGCTGGCGGATCTGGCCGAAACCCGCGGTCGCGCGCTGAAGCTGGACGAGGAACAGATCGCCAAGGGCCGTGCGCAATATGATCAGGGCAACCTGGCCGTGGCGGTGATCTTCTCCCCCCAGGACAGCCCTAAGATCCCGCTGGTCGAACAACGCTACTCCGCCGGGGCCGTCTGCCTGGCGTTGCTGAACGCAGCGCTGGCGGCGGGCTGGGGCGCGAACTGGCTGACCGGCTGGCCCGTGCATGACGCGGATTTCCTGCGCGAAGGGCTGGAGGTCACCGCCCCCGAGGAAGTCGCCGGCCTGATCCATATCGGTACCGAACGCATGGTGCCGCCGGAACGCCCGCGCCCCGACCTGGACAGGATCACCACGTGGCTGTCGGCGTGA
- a CDS encoding class II histone deacetylase: MSTGFYWDERCFWHTGGNYALTMPVGGLVQPMAAGGLPEHPETKRRLRNLMEVTGITADLEMRHAPAASDDDLLRVHPAPYLSTFKEMSEAGGGELGLRTPFAKDGYEIARLSAGLAIRAVEDVLRGSVANAYALSRPPGHHCLPDWPNGFCLLANIALAVEAAQAKGLAGRIAVVDWDVHHGNGTEQIFYDRDDVLTISVHQEYNYPLDTGDITDRGRGKGLGFNINVPLPPGVGHVGYLEAMERIVRPALDRFQPELIIVACGFDAGIFDPIARMLCTAQTFGLMTRQMMDAAEAHCDGKLVMVHEGGYSEAYVPFCGHRVLEELSGSDRRAPDPMAATVATRQPNAQADTFIRGLIGEMAAVLLSDPPAAPPPDRA; the protein is encoded by the coding sequence ATGTCAACGGGGTTCTACTGGGACGAACGGTGCTTTTGGCACACCGGGGGAAACTACGCCCTGACAATGCCGGTGGGCGGGCTGGTGCAACCCATGGCCGCCGGCGGCCTGCCCGAACACCCGGAGACAAAGCGCCGCCTGCGCAATCTGATGGAGGTCACCGGCATCACTGCTGATCTGGAGATGCGGCACGCCCCCGCCGCCAGTGATGATGACCTGCTGCGCGTGCACCCCGCGCCCTATCTCTCCACCTTCAAGGAGATGTCGGAGGCCGGCGGCGGAGAGCTGGGCCTGCGCACCCCCTTTGCCAAGGACGGCTACGAGATCGCCCGCCTGTCCGCAGGGCTGGCGATCCGCGCGGTGGAGGACGTGCTGCGTGGCAGCGTCGCCAACGCCTATGCCCTGTCGCGCCCGCCGGGGCACCATTGCCTGCCGGACTGGCCCAACGGGTTCTGCCTGTTGGCCAATATCGCCCTGGCGGTCGAGGCCGCGCAGGCCAAGGGGCTCGCGGGACGCATCGCGGTGGTGGATTGGGACGTGCATCACGGCAATGGGACCGAACAGATTTTCTATGACCGGGACGACGTGCTGACGATTTCCGTTCACCAGGAATACAATTACCCGCTGGACACCGGGGACATCACCGACCGGGGGCGCGGCAAGGGGCTGGGCTTCAACATCAACGTGCCGCTGCCGCCCGGCGTCGGCCATGTCGGCTACCTTGAGGCGATGGAACGGATCGTGCGCCCGGCGCTGGACCGGTTCCAGCCCGAGCTGATCATCGTCGCCTGCGGTTTCGACGCCGGGATCTTCGACCCGATCGCGCGGATGCTGTGTACCGCCCAGACCTTTGGCCTGATGACCCGCCAGATGATGGACGCCGCCGAGGCCCATTGCGACGGCAAGCTGGTGATGGTGCACGAAGGCGGCTATTCCGAGGCCTACGTGCCGTTCTGCGGCCACCGGGTGCTGGAGGAACTGTCAGGCTCGGACCGGCGGGCGCCGGACCCGATGGCCGCGACGGTGGCGACACGCCAGCCCAACGCGCAGGCCGATACCTTCATTCGCGGCCTGATCGGAGAGATGGCCGCCGTCCTGCTGTCCGATCCGCCCGCTGCGCCGCCACCCGACAGGGCCTGA
- a CDS encoding M48 family metallopeptidase, giving the protein MRWTGGALIAAGLALAGCAAPMQAPPRPQVPVANDSPALSAEAAVRQFTSVVRTVEPVAERNCRTTAPAADCDFQIVVDDRPGQGVNAFQTLDSTGRPVLAFTLGLIADVRNPDELAFVMSHEAAHHILAHLDRQRVNATAGAEVFGGWAAATGVSGAGVELATRIGAALGARSYSKQFELEADALGARIAQSAGYDAVRGARYFTRIPDPGDRFLGTHPPNGDRMETVRRAVGG; this is encoded by the coding sequence ATGAGATGGACAGGGGGTGCGCTGATCGCGGCGGGGCTGGCGCTGGCGGGCTGTGCCGCGCCGATGCAGGCGCCGCCGCGCCCGCAGGTGCCTGTCGCCAACGACAGTCCAGCGCTTTCGGCAGAGGCGGCGGTGCGCCAGTTCACCAGCGTCGTCCGCACGGTGGAGCCGGTGGCCGAACGCAATTGCCGTACAACGGCACCGGCGGCCGATTGCGATTTCCAGATCGTGGTGGATGATCGTCCCGGCCAGGGGGTAAACGCGTTTCAGACCTTGGACAGCACCGGCCGACCGGTCCTCGCCTTCACGCTGGGGTTGATCGCGGATGTGCGCAACCCGGACGAGCTGGCCTTTGTCATGAGCCACGAGGCGGCGCATCACATCCTGGCCCATCTGGACCGCCAGCGCGTGAACGCCACCGCCGGGGCCGAGGTGTTTGGCGGGTGGGCCGCCGCTACCGGCGTGTCCGGCGCGGGGGTCGAGCTGGCGACCCGTATCGGCGCCGCACTGGGGGCGCGCAGCTATTCCAAGCAATTCGAACTGGAGGCCGATGCCCTGGGGGCCCGTATCGCCCAATCCGCCGGTTATGACGCGGTGCGCGGTGCCCGCTACTTTACCCGCATTCCCGATCCCGGGGACAGGTTCCTGGGCACGCATCCGCCGAACGGGGACCGCATGGAAACCGTGCGCCGTGCGGTGGGGGGATAG
- a CDS encoding EI24 domain-containing protein — protein sequence MAVGVILAAFRAALSQIGDPRFRRVLLLGVGLTLALLIASYAGFLLLVQWTMGEEAVIPLIGKVQWLDDLVSITGILVMLFLSVFLMVPVASAITSMFLDDVAQAVEDRHYPHLPPALRIPLSTQISDTLGFLGVIIAANLVALLLYIFLAPVALFIFWGLNGFLLGREYFTLAAMRREGRDSARALRRRHMPTIWAAGVLMAIPLSVPLLNLVIPILGAATFTHIYHRLTLRETSRR from the coding sequence GTGGCTGTCGGCGTGATCCTCGCGGCGTTCCGCGCCGCCCTCTCGCAGATCGGTGACCCGCGATTCCGCCGCGTCCTGCTGCTGGGCGTCGGCCTGACCCTCGCCCTGCTGATCGCCAGCTATGCCGGGTTCCTGCTGCTGGTGCAATGGACCATGGGCGAAGAGGCGGTGATCCCGCTGATCGGGAAGGTGCAATGGCTGGACGACCTGGTGTCCATCACCGGCATCCTCGTGATGCTCTTCCTGTCGGTTTTCCTGATGGTGCCCGTCGCGTCCGCGATAACATCGATGTTTCTGGATGACGTGGCGCAGGCGGTGGAGGACCGGCATTACCCCCACCTGCCTCCGGCCCTGCGCATCCCGCTGTCCACGCAGATCAGCGATACGCTGGGGTTCCTGGGGGTGATCATCGCCGCCAACCTGGTGGCGCTGCTGCTCTATATCTTTCTGGCACCCGTGGCGCTGTTCATCTTCTGGGGTCTGAACGGGTTCCTGCTTGGCCGGGAATATTTCACCCTCGCCGCCATGCGCCGCGAGGGGCGCGACAGCGCCCGTGCCCTGCGCCGTCGCCACATGCCCACGATCTGGGCGGCGGGTGTGCTGATGGCGATTCCGCTATCGGTACCGCTGCTGAACCTGGTGATCCCGATCCTGGGCGCCGCGACGTTCACCCATATCTACCACCGCCTGACCCTGCGCGAGACCTCCCGCCGATAG
- a CDS encoding metallopeptidase family protein: MTDPSLDHFETIARSVVAEFPDAFRRAAEAVLIRVADWPAADMLRDLGMDHPEELTGLYEGIAMTDKSVWDGPVAPDTVWLFRKPILIEWRDRGDVTLDELIAHVTVHEFAHHFGWSDDDIASIDRWWE, from the coding sequence ATGACAGACCCCTCGCTGGACCATTTCGAGACGATCGCCCGGTCGGTGGTCGCCGAATTCCCCGATGCCTTTCGCCGCGCGGCAGAAGCCGTGCTGATCCGCGTTGCCGATTGGCCCGCAGCCGACATGTTGCGCGATCTGGGCATGGATCACCCTGAGGAGCTGACCGGTCTCTACGAAGGCATTGCAATGACGGACAAATCCGTCTGGGACGGCCCCGTCGCCCCCGATACGGTCTGGCTGTTTCGAAAACCGATCCTGATCGAATGGCGCGATCGGGGCGATGTCACCCTGGACGAGCTGATCGCCCATGTGACGGTGCATGAATTCGCCCATCATTTCGGCTGGTCCGACGATGATATCGCCAGCATCGACCGCTGGTGGGAATGA
- a CDS encoding NAD(P)H-dependent oxidoreductase, translating into MARLLVVYHSRTGGARQMAQAAACAAEAEVETALIAAPEAGPEDLLAASGYLFCAPENLAAISGVMKDFFDRSYYEVLGRIEGRPYAQMVCAGTDGSNAARQTARIATGWRLREVQPPLVICTHADTREKIMATKRIGGEDLTRCTELGAALGAGLAMGAF; encoded by the coding sequence ATGGCACGGTTGCTTGTCGTCTACCATTCGCGCACCGGCGGGGCGCGTCAGATGGCGCAAGCCGCCGCCTGCGCGGCGGAGGCGGAGGTCGAGACCGCGCTGATCGCAGCGCCGGAGGCCGGGCCGGAGGATCTGCTGGCCGCGAGCGGGTATCTCTTTTGCGCGCCCGAGAACCTGGCCGCGATCTCGGGCGTGATGAAGGATTTCTTCGATCGCAGCTATTACGAGGTGTTGGGCCGGATCGAGGGACGCCCCTATGCTCAGATGGTCTGCGCCGGGACCGACGGGTCGAATGCCGCCCGCCAGACCGCGCGAATCGCCACCGGCTGGCGCCTGCGGGAGGTGCAGCCGCCGCTGGTCATCTGCACCCATGCCGACACACGGGAAAAGATCATGGCGACCAAGCGGATCGGCGGCGAAGACCTGACCCGCTGTACCGAGCTGGGCGCGGCCCTGGGCGCCGGGCTTGCGATGGGCGCCTTTTAG
- a CDS encoding DUF1467 family protein, translated as MGITSAIVLYAVIWFMTLLCVVPVGLRTQADEGHVTPGTQSGAPEVHHLKLKLWITTGIATLLFAIIAGIIMSGWITIRDLDWFNRMATPQG; from the coding sequence ATGGGCATCACCTCGGCGATTGTCCTTTATGCGGTGATCTGGTTCATGACCCTGCTGTGCGTGGTGCCCGTGGGGCTACGCACCCAGGCGGACGAGGGTCACGTCACCCCCGGCACCCAATCCGGCGCGCCGGAGGTGCATCACCTGAAGCTCAAGCTCTGGATCACCACCGGGATCGCGACGCTGCTGTTCGCGATCATCGCCGGGATCATCATGTCCGGGTGGATCACCATACGTGACCTGGACTGGTTCAACCGGATGGCAACGCCGCAGGGGTAG